Proteins from a single region of Sphingomonas morindae:
- the rplB gene encoding 50S ribosomal protein L2, producing the protein MALKHYNPTSPARRGLILVDRSALWKGKPVKSLVEGLRKSGGRNNQGHATARGIAGGHKQKYRYVDFKRRKWDQPATVERIEYDPNRSAFIALVKYEDGELAYILAPQRLAAGDVVVSGKKTDVKPGNAMEIGQAPVGTIVHNVELKPGKGGQIARAAGTYVQVVGRDRGMVIVRLNSGEQRFVRADCMATVGAVSNPDNANTNLAKAGRNRWLGYRPLTRGVAKNPVDHPHGGGEGRTSGGRHPVTPWGKPTKGAKTRHNKATDKMIIRSRHAKKKR; encoded by the coding sequence ATGGCGCTCAAGCATTATAATCCCACTTCGCCGGCGCGCCGCGGCCTGATCCTGGTCGACCGTTCCGCGCTGTGGAAGGGCAAGCCGGTCAAGTCGCTGGTCGAGGGCCTGCGCAAGTCGGGCGGCCGCAACAACCAGGGCCACGCCACCGCGCGCGGCATCGCGGGCGGCCACAAGCAGAAGTACCGCTATGTCGACTTCAAGCGTCGCAAGTGGGATCAGCCGGCCACGGTGGAGCGGATCGAATATGATCCCAATCGTTCGGCCTTCATCGCGCTGGTGAAGTATGAGGATGGCGAGCTCGCCTATATCCTCGCGCCGCAGCGCCTTGCCGCGGGCGACGTCGTCGTCTCGGGCAAGAAGACCGACGTGAAGCCGGGCAATGCGATGGAGATCGGCCAGGCGCCGGTCGGCACGATCGTCCACAATGTCGAGCTGAAGCCCGGCAAGGGTGGCCAGATCGCGCGCGCCGCCGGCACCTATGTGCAGGTGGTGGGCCGCGATCGCGGCATGGTGATCGTGCGCCTCAATTCGGGCGAGCAGCGCTTCGTGCGGGCCGATTGCATGGCGACCGTGGGCGCGGTGTCGAACCCCGACAACGCCAACACCAACCTCGCCAAGGCCGGCCGCAACCGCTGGCTGGGCTATCGTCCGCTCACCCGCGGCGTCGCCAAGAACCCCGTCGACCACCCGCATGGCGGTGGTGAGGGCCGGACCTCGGGCGGCCGTCATCCGGTCACGCCGTGGGGCAAGCCGACCAAGGGTGCCAAGACCCGGCACAACAAGGCGACGGACAAGATGATCATCCGCAGCCGCCACGCGAAGAAGAAGAGGTAA
- the rpsS gene encoding 30S ribosomal protein S19 has translation MARSVWKGPFVDLSLLRKAQTAQETSARAPIKTWSRRSTILPDFVGLTFNVYNGRKFVPVSVNEEMVGHKLGEFAPTRYFPGHAADKKGKR, from the coding sequence ATGGCTCGTTCCGTCTGGAAAGGTCCGTTCGTGGACCTCAGCCTGCTCCGCAAGGCGCAGACCGCGCAGGAGACTAGCGCGCGCGCGCCGATCAAGACCTGGTCGCGCCGCTCGACGATCCTGCCGGACTTCGTCGGCCTGACCTTCAACGTCTACAACGGCCGCAAGTTCGTGCCGGTGTCGGTGAATGAGGAAATGGTGGGCCACAAGCTGGGCGAGTTCGCGCCGACGCGCTACTTCCCCGGCCACGCCGCCGACAAGAAGGGCAAGCGCTGA
- the rplV gene encoding 50S ribosomal protein L22, which translates to MSKPASPRKVGDKEALAVATAVRGSPYKLNLVAGLIRNKKAGDALNILAFSNKAMAVDVRKCLASAIANAENNHNLDVDALVVKEASVGKGLVMKRFATRARGRSARIIKPFSRLRIVVREQEAE; encoded by the coding sequence ATGTCCAAGCCCGCATCCCCCCGCAAGGTCGGTGACAAGGAGGCGCTCGCCGTCGCCACCGCCGTCCGTGGTTCGCCCTATAAGCTCAATCTTGTCGCGGGCCTGATCCGCAACAAGAAGGCCGGCGACGCGCTCAACATCCTCGCCTTCTCGAACAAGGCGATGGCGGTTGACGTGCGCAAGTGCCTGGCTTCCGCGATCGCCAACGCCGAGAACAACCATAATCTCGACGTCGACGCGCTCGTGGTGAAGGAAGCTTCGGTCGGCAAGGGCCTTGTCATGAAGCGCTTCGCCACCCGCGCCCGCGGCCGCAGCGCCCGCATCATCAAGCCGTTCTCGCGGCTGCGCATCGTCGTCCGCGAGCAGGAGGCCGAATAA
- the rpsC gene encoding 30S ribosomal protein S3, giving the protein MGHKSNPIGMRLQINRTWDSRWYADGADYGRMLLEDLRIRQYIFKSLPQAAISKVVIERPAKLCRISVYAARPGVIIGKKGADIEKLRRTLGKMTAADVSLNIVEIRKPEIDSKLVAQSVADQLERRVAFRRAMKRAVQSALRLGAEGIRITCAGRLGGAEIARTEWYREGRVPLHTLRANIDYAEAEAHTAYGVCGIKVWIFKGEILGHDPLAQDRLMMEAQTSGVRPAR; this is encoded by the coding sequence ATGGGTCATAAGTCCAATCCGATCGGCATGCGCCTCCAGATCAACCGGACCTGGGACAGCCGCTGGTATGCCGACGGCGCCGATTATGGCCGCATGCTGCTGGAGGATCTCCGCATCCGCCAGTACATCTTCAAGTCGCTGCCGCAGGCCGCGATCTCGAAGGTGGTGATCGAGCGTCCGGCGAAGCTGTGCCGCATCTCCGTCTATGCCGCGCGCCCCGGCGTGATCATCGGCAAGAAGGGCGCGGACATCGAGAAGCTGCGTCGCACGCTCGGCAAGATGACCGCGGCCGATGTGAGCCTGAACATCGTCGAGATCCGCAAGCCGGAGATCGACTCCAAGCTCGTCGCCCAGTCGGTGGCCGATCAGCTCGAGCGTCGCGTCGCCTTCCGCCGCGCGATGAAGCGCGCGGTGCAGTCGGCGCTGCGGCTCGGCGCCGAGGGCATCCGCATCACCTGCGCCGGCCGTCTGGGCGGCGCGGAGATCGCGCGCACCGAATGGTATCGCGAGGGCCGGGTGCCGCTGCACACGCTCCGCGCGAATATCGACTATGCCGAGGCCGAGGCGCACACCGCCTATGGCGTGTGCGGTATCAAGGTCTGGATCTTCAAGGGTGAGATCCTGGGCCACGATCCGCTCGCGCAGGACCGGCTGATGATGGAAGCTCAGACGTCCGGAGTTCGGCCGGCGCGCTGA
- the rplP gene encoding 50S ribosomal protein L16, whose amino-acid sequence MLQPKRTKFRKAHKGRIHGDAKGGTTLNQGAYGLKAMEPERITARQIEAARRAITRHIKRQGRLHIRIFPDVPVSSKPAEVRMGSGKGAPEYWVARVKPGRIIFELEGVAGPLAAEAFSRAAEKLPIKTKVVARLGDTSHLGGEA is encoded by the coding sequence ATGCTGCAACCGAAGCGCACCAAGTTCCGCAAGGCCCATAAGGGCCGCATCCACGGCGATGCCAAGGGCGGAACCACGCTGAACCAGGGCGCCTATGGCCTGAAGGCCATGGAGCCCGAGCGGATCACCGCCCGCCAGATCGAGGCGGCGCGCCGCGCGATCACGCGCCACATCAAGCGCCAGGGCCGCCTGCACATCCGCATCTTCCCGGATGTGCCGGTTTCGTCCAAGCCCGCCGAAGTCCGCATGGGCTCGGGCAAGGGCGCGCCCGAATATTGGGTCGCCCGGGTGAAGCCCGGCCGGATCATCTTCGAGCTCGAAGGGGTCGCCGGCCCGCTCGCCGCCGAGGCGTTCAGCCGCGCGGCCGAGAAGCTGCCGATCAAGACCAAGGTCGTCGCCCGTCTCGGCGACACCAGCCATCTCGGCGGGGAGGCCTGA
- the rpmC gene encoding 50S ribosomal protein L29 encodes MAKYDDIKTASDDQLTTQLGELKREAFNLRFQAATGQLEKPARVKEVRRTIARIKTAQAQRARAAK; translated from the coding sequence ATGGCGAAGTATGACGACATCAAGACGGCTTCGGACGATCAGCTCACCACCCAGCTGGGCGAGCTGAAGCGCGAGGCTTTCAATCTGCGCTTCCAGGCGGCGACCGGCCAGCTCGAGAAGCCCGCCCGCGTGAAGGAGGTCCGCCGGACCATCGCGCGCATCAAGACCGCCCAGGCGCAGCGCGCCCGGGCCGCGAAGTAA
- the rpsQ gene encoding 30S ribosomal protein S17, producing the protein MPKRVLTGTVVSDKTDKTVVVSVERRVKHELYGKIIKRSKKYHAHDENNEYRTGETVRIEECAPISKLKTWKAIERVGAQLVAPVPSDNA; encoded by the coding sequence ATGCCGAAGCGCGTGCTGACCGGAACGGTGGTCTCCGACAAGACCGACAAGACCGTGGTCGTCTCCGTGGAGCGTCGTGTGAAGCACGAACTCTATGGCAAGATCATCAAGCGGTCGAAGAAGTATCACGCTCACGACGAGAACAACGAGTATCGCACCGGCGAGACCGTTCGGATCGAGGAGTGTGCGCCGATCTCGAAGCTGAAGACCTGGAAGGCGATTGAGCGCGTTGGCGCCCAGCTCGTCGCGCCGGTCCCCAGCGATAACGCCTGA
- the rplN gene encoding 50S ribosomal protein L14: MIQMQSNLDVADNSGAKRVQCIKVLGGSKRRFATVGDIIVVSIKEAAPRGKVKKGDVHRAVIVRTAKDIHRPDGSTIRFDGNAAVLVNKNEEPIGTRIFGPVVRELRAKNHMKIISLAPEVL, translated from the coding sequence ATGATTCAGATGCAGTCCAACCTGGACGTGGCCGATAACTCGGGCGCCAAGCGCGTCCAGTGCATCAAGGTGCTCGGCGGCTCCAAGCGTCGGTTCGCGACGGTCGGCGACATCATCGTCGTGTCGATCAAGGAAGCCGCTCCGCGCGGCAAGGTGAAGAAGGGCGACGTGCATCGCGCGGTCATCGTGCGCACCGCCAAGGACATTCACCGTCCGGACGGCTCGACGATCCGCTTCGACGGCAACGCCGCCGTCCTCGTCAACAAGAACGAGGAGCCGATCGGCACCCGTATCTTCGGCCCGGTGGTGCGCGAGCTCCGTGCCAAGAACCACATGAAGATCATTTCGCTCGCGCCCGAGGTGCTGTGA
- the rplX gene encoding 50S ribosomal protein L24, whose protein sequence is MSALKIKKGDRVVVLSGKDKGKTGEVTKALPKESKVIVAGVNVATRHRKPTQANPQGGLERVEAPLHVSKVAIATKDGKPSRVRFETQDGKKVRVAVKTGEKIDG, encoded by the coding sequence ATGAGTGCGCTGAAGATCAAGAAGGGCGACCGCGTCGTCGTCCTGTCCGGCAAGGACAAGGGCAAGACCGGTGAGGTGACCAAGGCTCTCCCCAAGGAGAGCAAGGTGATCGTCGCCGGCGTGAACGTCGCGACCCGCCATCGCAAGCCGACCCAGGCCAATCCGCAGGGTGGCCTGGAGCGCGTCGAGGCGCCGCTCCATGTCTCCAAGGTCGCGATCGCGACCAAGGACGGCAAGCCGAGCCGCGTGCGTTTCGAGACGCAGGACGGCAAGAAGGTCCGCGTGGCCGTCAAGACCGGGGAGAAGATCGATGGCTGA
- the rplE gene encoding 50S ribosomal protein L5, translating into MAEYKPRLQKLYEDTVAEAMTAKFGYKNKMEVPKIEKIVLNMGVGDATQDKKRVDQAAAEMELIAGQKPVVTKAKKSIAQFKLREGMPIGCKVTLRRERMYEFLDRFVTIALPRVRDFRGLNPKSFDGRGNYATGLKEQLIFPEISYDKVDRVRGMDVIITTTAKTDDEARELLRLFGFPFPQEGGTEQKQAA; encoded by the coding sequence ATGGCTGAGTATAAGCCTCGTCTCCAGAAGCTGTACGAGGACACGGTCGCCGAGGCGATGACGGCCAAGTTCGGCTACAAGAACAAGATGGAAGTGCCGAAGATCGAGAAGATCGTGCTCAACATGGGTGTCGGCGACGCCACCCAGGACAAGAAGCGCGTCGATCAGGCGGCCGCCGAGATGGAGCTGATCGCCGGCCAGAAGCCGGTGGTCACCAAGGCGAAGAAGTCGATCGCGCAGTTCAAGCTGCGCGAGGGCATGCCGATTGGCTGCAAGGTGACCCTGCGTCGCGAGCGGATGTACGAGTTTCTCGACCGCTTCGTGACCATCGCGCTGCCGCGCGTCCGCGACTTCCGGGGGCTCAACCCCAAGTCGTTCGATGGCCGGGGCAATTATGCGACTGGTCTCAAGGAGCAGCTGATCTTCCCGGAGATCAGCTACGACAAGGTCGACCGCGTGCGGGGCATGGACGTGATCATCACGACCACCGCCAAGACCGATGATGAGGCCCGCGAGCTGCTGCGTCTGTTCGGTTTCCCCTTCCCCCAGGAAGGTGGCACCGAGCAGAAGCAGGCGGCGTAA
- the rpsN gene encoding 30S ribosomal protein S14 yields MAKLSSINKNERRKQLVKKYAAKYAKLKAIANDQSLDEGERLIARLRLAEVPRNGNPTRVRNRCELTGRPRAYHRKFRLARVMLRDLANKGMIPGVVKSSW; encoded by the coding sequence ATGGCGAAACTGAGTTCGATCAACAAGAACGAGCGTCGCAAGCAGCTCGTTAAGAAGTATGCGGCGAAGTACGCGAAGCTGAAGGCGATCGCGAACGACCAGAGCCTGGATGAGGGTGAGCGGCTGATCGCGCGCCTTCGCCTGGCCGAGGTGCCGCGCAATGGTAACCCGACCCGGGTGCGCAACCGCTGCGAGCTGACGGGCCGCCCGCGTGCCTATCACCGCAAGTTCCGCCTCGCGCGCGTCATGCTGCGCGATCTGGCGAACAAGGGGATGATCCCCGGCGTGGTCAAGTCGAGCTGGTAA
- the rpsH gene encoding 30S ribosomal protein S8, giving the protein MAINDPVGDLLTRIRNGQRARKDSVLTPASKLRARVLDVLQREGYIRGYTEETLNEHPGIRIELKYFEGQPAIQHLARVSKPGRRVYSGSKELPRVRNGLGITIVSTPKGVLSDAEAREQNVGGEVLAEVF; this is encoded by the coding sequence ATGGCGATCAACGATCCCGTGGGCGATCTGCTCACCCGCATCCGCAACGGCCAGCGCGCGCGCAAGGATTCCGTGCTCACGCCGGCGTCCAAGCTGCGTGCCCGTGTGCTCGACGTGCTCCAGCGCGAGGGCTATATCCGCGGCTACACCGAGGAGACTCTGAACGAGCATCCCGGCATCCGCATCGAGCTGAAATATTTCGAGGGCCAGCCGGCGATCCAGCATCTGGCGCGCGTCTCGAAGCCGGGTCGGCGCGTGTATAGCGGTTCCAAGGAGCTGCCGCGCGTCCGCAACGGGCTTGGCATCACCATCGTCTCGACGCCGAAGGGCGTTCTCTCCGACGCGGAAGCGCGCGAGCAGAATGTCGGCGGCGAGGTTCTCGCGGAGGTCTTCTGA
- the rplF gene encoding 50S ribosomal protein L6: protein MSRIGKKPVPVPAGVTATIADGALTMKGPKGALAIKLADEVTYSVEEGAVSVQPANDTKRARSFWGMQRTLVQNLVVGVTEGFTKTLQITGVGYRAAVQGKNLKLQLGYSHDVDFAIPEGITIVTPDPVTVNISGIDKQKVGQVAAEIRRWRKPEPYKGKGIKYAGEFIFRKEGKKK from the coding sequence ATGAGCCGCATCGGTAAGAAGCCGGTCCCCGTGCCGGCCGGCGTCACCGCCACCATCGCGGACGGTGCGCTGACCATGAAGGGCCCCAAGGGCGCGCTTGCGATCAAGCTCGCCGACGAGGTGACCTATTCGGTCGAAGAGGGCGCCGTTTCGGTCCAGCCCGCCAACGACACCAAGCGCGCGCGCTCCTTCTGGGGCATGCAGCGCACCCTGGTGCAGAATCTCGTGGTCGGCGTGACCGAGGGCTTCACCAAGACGCTGCAGATCACCGGCGTCGGCTACCGCGCCGCGGTTCAGGGCAAGAACCTGAAGCTGCAGCTCGGCTACAGCCATGACGTGGATTTCGCGATCCCCGAGGGCATCACCATCGTGACGCCCGATCCGGTGACCGTGAACATCAGCGGGATCGACAAGCAGAAGGTCGGCCAGGTCGCCGCCGAGATCCGCCGCTGGCGCAAGCCGGAGCCCTATAAGGGCAAGGGCATCAAGTATGCGGGCGAGTTCATCTTCCGCAAGGAAGGCAAGAAGAAGTAA
- the rplR gene encoding 50S ribosomal protein L18 encodes MAKQLSLFAKRRQRVRTALRAKAGGRPRLSIHRSGRHIYAQVIDDSAGRTVASASTIDKDVKGQGSGAGIKAAAEVGKRVAERAKAAGISTVVFDRGGFLFHGRVKALADAAREGGLEF; translated from the coding sequence ATGGCCAAGCAGCTCTCCCTCTTCGCCAAGCGGCGCCAGCGCGTCCGCACCGCCCTCCGCGCCAAGGCGGGTGGCCGTCCGCGTCTGTCGATCCACCGCTCGGGGCGTCACATCTACGCCCAGGTGATCGACGACAGCGCCGGCCGGACCGTCGCCTCGGCCTCGACGATCGACAAGGACGTCAAGGGCCAGGGCTCGGGCGCCGGGATCAAGGCCGCCGCCGAGGTGGGCAAGCGCGTCGCCGAGCGCGCCAAGGCCGCCGGCATCTCCACGGTCGTGTTCGATCGTGGCGGCTTCCTCTTCCATGGGCGCGTCAAGGCGCTCGCCGATGCCGCCCGTGAGGGCGGTCTGGAGTTCTGA
- the rpsE gene encoding 30S ribosomal protein S5, whose translation MADETQTEAPVEATAAPEGAREARGPRGGRGRGGGDRGGRGRDGRGRRDDRRNQEEGGEEFVEKLVHINRVSKTVKGGKRFGFAALVVVGDAKGRVGFGHGKAREVPEAISKATASAKKAMIRVPLKEGRTLHHDGAGHFGAGQVYVRSAPQGTGIIAGGPMRAIFESLGVHDVVTKSTGTQNPYNMIRATFEALKDQTSPKSVAARRGKKIADLLGRGGSHTAEADAAAIVE comes from the coding sequence ATGGCTGACGAAACGCAGACCGAAGCGCCCGTCGAGGCGACCGCTGCGCCGGAAGGTGCGCGCGAGGCCCGTGGCCCGCGCGGCGGCCGCGGCCGTGGTGGCGGCGACCGGGGCGGCCGTGGCCGCGATGGTCGCGGCCGTCGCGACGATCGCCGCAACCAGGAAGAGGGCGGCGAGGAATTCGTCGAGAAGCTCGTCCACATCAACCGCGTCTCGAAGACGGTGAAGGGCGGCAAGCGCTTCGGCTTCGCGGCGCTGGTCGTGGTCGGCGACGCCAAGGGCCGGGTCGGCTTCGGCCATGGCAAGGCGCGCGAGGTGCCCGAGGCCATCTCCAAGGCGACCGCCTCGGCCAAGAAGGCGATGATCCGCGTGCCGCTCAAGGAAGGGCGCACGCTGCACCATGACGGCGCGGGCCATTTCGGCGCGGGCCAGGTCTATGTGCGGTCGGCGCCGCAGGGCACCGGCATCATCGCCGGCGGTCCGATGCGCGCCATCTTCGAGTCGCTCGGCGTCCACGACGTGGTCACCAAGTCGACCGGCACGCAGAACCCGTACAACATGATCCGCGCCACCTTCGAGGCGCTCAAGGATCAGACCAGCCCCAAGTCGGTCGCGGCGCGCCGCGGCAAGAAGATTGCGGACCTGCTCGGCCGCGGCGGTTCGCACACCGCCGAGGCGGATGCCGCCGCCATCGTGGAGTGA
- the rpmD gene encoding 50S ribosomal protein L30: MATIKVTQTGSPIRRTQDQRATLIGLGLNKMHRSRELEDTPEVRGMIRKVQHMVTVSEA; the protein is encoded by the coding sequence ATGGCGACCATCAAGGTGACGCAGACCGGATCGCCGATCCGGCGGACCCAGGATCAGCGTGCGACGCTGATCGGCCTGGGCCTGAACAAGATGCACCGGAGCCGCGAGCTCGAGGACACCCCCGAGGTGCGCGGCATGATCCGCAAGGTGCAGCATATGGTGACGGTGAGCGAGGCCTGA
- the rplO gene encoding 50S ribosomal protein L15 has translation MKLNDIRDNQGARKSRVRVGRGIGSGLGKTAGRGQKGQKSREGVSIKGFEGGQMPLHMRLPKRGFNNIFAKDYAEVNLGQIQALVDAGTLATDGTIDHAALKAAGVARGGKDGVRLLGKGAITAAVRFRVAGASASAKAAVEAAGGAVEVIEVVPAAEKAAAKKNSVRDAKKAARA, from the coding sequence ATGAAGCTGAACGACATCCGCGACAATCAGGGTGCCCGCAAGTCCCGCGTCCGCGTGGGCCGGGGCATCGGCTCGGGCCTGGGCAAGACCGCCGGCCGCGGCCAGAAGGGCCAGAAGAGCCGCGAGGGCGTCTCGATCAAGGGCTTCGAGGGCGGTCAGATGCCGCTCCACATGCGGCTGCCGAAGCGCGGCTTCAACAATATCTTCGCCAAGGATTATGCCGAGGTGAATCTCGGCCAGATCCAGGCGCTGGTCGATGCCGGCACGCTGGCCACCGACGGCACCATCGATCATGCCGCGCTCAAGGCGGCGGGTGTCGCGCGCGGCGGCAAGGATGGCGTGCGCCTGCTCGGCAAGGGCGCGATCACGGCGGCGGTGCGCTTCCGCGTGGCGGGCGCATCGGCCTCGGCCAAGGCGGCGGTGGAAGCCGCCGGCGGCGCGGTGGAGGTGATCGAGGTGGTTCCGGCCGCCGAGAAGGCCGCCGCCAAGAAGAACAGCGTGCGCGACGCCAAGAAGGCCGCCCGCGCCTGA
- the secY gene encoding preprotein translocase subunit SecY: protein MATAANQMAAGLSLSKFAQAGDLKKRLWFTVGALIIFRLLSFVPLPGIDPRALNSLFQRTNGGVLDFFNTFSGGSLHRMSLIALGVMPYITASIVVQLSTSLSPQLEAIKKEGESGRKKLNQYTRYLTVLLTAVQGYFIAVGLEGWGASNGVSAVVEPGMIFRISTVISLIGGTMFLMWLGEQITSRGIGNGVSLIIMAGIVSQFPTVISNLLESGRTGAISPLVIALALGGSFALIAFICFMERAVRKVLIQYPKRQTARGMMQGDKSYLPLKINTSGVIPPIFASSLLLMPLTIAQFAGNRVQGQGWWSDALITMTTSLQRGAPLYMALYAVGIIFFCFFYTAVVFNPEETADNLKRYGGFIPGIRPGKATGDYLDYVLTRITVIGAAYLTVICLLPEFAEKAVSLPTMALGGTSLLIVVNVTMDTVTQIQSHLLAHQYGDLIKKAKLRGRVR, encoded by the coding sequence ATGGCAACCGCCGCCAACCAGATGGCCGCCGGCCTCAGCCTTTCCAAATTCGCCCAGGCGGGCGATCTGAAGAAGCGGCTGTGGTTCACCGTGGGCGCGCTGATCATCTTCCGCCTGCTCAGCTTCGTGCCGCTGCCCGGCATCGATCCCCGCGCGCTCAACTCGCTGTTCCAGCGGACCAATGGCGGCGTGCTGGACTTTTTCAACACCTTCTCCGGCGGCTCGCTGCACCGCATGAGCCTGATCGCGCTCGGCGTGATGCCCTACATCACCGCCTCGATCGTGGTGCAGCTCTCGACCTCGCTTTCGCCCCAGCTTGAGGCGATCAAGAAGGAAGGCGAGAGCGGGCGGAAGAAGCTCAATCAATATACTCGCTATCTCACCGTGCTGCTCACCGCCGTGCAGGGCTATTTCATCGCTGTCGGCCTTGAGGGCTGGGGCGCGTCCAACGGCGTGTCGGCGGTGGTCGAGCCGGGCATGATCTTCCGCATCTCCACCGTCATCTCGCTGATCGGCGGCACCATGTTCCTGATGTGGCTGGGCGAGCAGATCACCAGCCGCGGCATCGGCAACGGCGTCTCGCTCATCATCATGGCCGGCATCGTCAGCCAGTTCCCGACCGTGATCAGCAATTTGCTGGAAAGCGGCCGGACCGGCGCCATCTCGCCGCTGGTGATCGCGCTGGCGCTGGGCGGCTCCTTCGCGCTGATCGCCTTCATCTGCTTCATGGAGCGCGCGGTCCGCAAGGTGCTGATCCAATATCCCAAGCGCCAGACGGCGCGGGGCATGATGCAGGGCGACAAGAGCTATCTGCCGCTCAAGATCAACACCTCGGGCGTGATCCCGCCGATCTTCGCCTCCTCGCTGCTGCTGATGCCGCTCACCATCGCCCAGTTCGCGGGCAATCGGGTGCAGGGGCAGGGCTGGTGGTCGGATGCGCTGATCACCATGACGACCTCGCTCCAGCGCGGCGCGCCGCTCTACATGGCGCTCTACGCCGTCGGCATCATCTTCTTCTGCTTCTTCTACACGGCCGTGGTGTTCAACCCGGAGGAGACTGCGGACAATCTGAAGCGCTATGGCGGCTTCATCCCCGGCATCCGCCCGGGCAAGGCGACCGGCGACTATCTCGATTATGTGCTCACCCGCATCACCGTGATCGGCGCCGCCTATCTGACGGTGATCTGCCTGCTGCCCGAATTCGCCGAAAAGGCGGTGAGCCTGCCGACCATGGCGCTCGGCGGCACCAGCCTGCTGATCGTGGTTAATGTCACCATGGACACGGTGACGCAGATCCAGAGCCATCTGCTCGCCCATCAATATGGCGATCTGATCAAGAAGGCGAAGCTGAGGGGCCGCGTGCGCTGA
- a CDS encoding adenylate kinase, whose amino-acid sequence MNIILLGPPGAGKGTQAQRLVHERGMVQLSTGDMLRAAIKAGSPVGLQAKAVMEAGALVSDAIVSGIIGERLDQPDTEKGAIFDGYPRTQAQAEALDALLATRGRVLDRVIELEVDEDALVARIVGRFTCAVCGTGYHDVFKLPRVPGVCDVCGATEFKRRPDDNEATVRTRMAEYRAKTAPILPYYEAKGLVSRVDGMADIEAVGAAIDALLDG is encoded by the coding sequence ATGAACATCATCCTGCTCGGGCCGCCGGGGGCGGGCAAGGGCACCCAGGCGCAACGGCTCGTGCACGAGCGCGGCATGGTCCAGCTCTCGACGGGGGACATGCTGCGCGCCGCGATCAAGGCGGGTTCGCCGGTCGGGCTTCAGGCCAAGGCGGTGATGGAAGCGGGCGCGCTCGTCTCCGATGCGATCGTGTCGGGCATCATCGGCGAGCGGCTCGATCAGCCCGACACCGAGAAGGGCGCGATCTTCGACGGCTATCCCCGCACCCAGGCGCAGGCCGAGGCGCTGGACGCGCTGCTCGCCACGCGCGGCCGCGTGCTCGACCGGGTGATCGAGCTTGAGGTGGACGAGGATGCGCTGGTGGCGCGGATCGTCGGCCGCTTCACCTGCGCGGTGTGCGGCACGGGCTATCACGATGTGTTCAAGCTGCCGCGCGTGCCGGGCGTGTGCGACGTGTGCGGCGCGACCGAGTTCAAGCGCCGGCCCGACGATAATGAGGCGACGGTGCGCACGCGCATGGCCGAATATCGCGCCAAGACCGCGCCGATCCTGCCCTATTACGAGGCCAAGGGCCTGGTCAGCCGGGTCGACGGCATGGCCGATATTGAGGCCGTGGGCGCCGCGATCGACGCGCTGCTCGACGGCTGA
- the rpsM gene encoding 30S ribosomal protein S13 → MARIAGVNIPTNKRVEIALTYIHGIGPAKAKEITGKLGIARERRVQDLSDQEVLQIREAIDAGYTVEGDLRRQTAMNIKRLMDLACYRGLRHRKGLPVRGQRTHTNARTRKGKAKPIAGKKK, encoded by the coding sequence ATGGCACGTATTGCGGGTGTCAACATCCCGACCAACAAGCGCGTCGAGATCGCGCTGACCTATATCCACGGCATCGGTCCGGCCAAGGCCAAGGAAATCACCGGCAAGCTCGGCATCGCGCGCGAGCGCCGCGTGCAGGACCTGTCCGACCAGGAAGTGCTGCAGATCCGCGAGGCGATCGACGCCGGCTACACCGTGGAGGGCGATCTCCGTCGCCAGACCGCGATGAACATCAAGCGGCTGATGGATCTCGCCTGCTATCGCGGCCTGCGCCACCGCAAGGGTCTGCCGGTCCGCGGCCAGCGCACGCACACCAATGCGCGCACCCGCAAGGGCAAGGCCAAGCCGATCGCCGGCAAGAAGAAGTAA